The genomic stretch CGTCAACATCATGTCCAAGGTAATTTATGAAAATCTATTAGGGTGCATTTTGCTCCCTACCTTTATGAGACTGCAGATGGCGGACCAAACCATTCGGTTCCCTGAGGGAGTTGCTAAGGACATCTtggttaaaatccaagatgaatATGCCCCTGCTGATTTCGTCATCCTCGACATGGGGGCAAACATCGACGTCCCCGTCATCCTGGgatggccattcctgaacacggtGAACGTCGTCATCTACATTGGGTCTAGCCAGATCCATCTATAGTTCGCATGTAAGAGGATCAAATGTCCTTTCAGTGCCTATAAAACTAACATGCAGCCGAAGGACACAAAATCAGAGGAGAAACCTTGCGGCAAATCCCGCCGGAGGTACAACAAAGGCAAGTCGGCCAAAAAGGCCCAACACAAGGAGGAACCCGCAAAGCAAGCGGAACATTCCAAAAAGGAATGGTGGGAGAAGGAGATGCCTGCATGGTCCTCGTCTCCAAGACCGACCGAGGCGTCCACAGAATGAAACCCGACGGAGAGGTCCTGCTGtatggacctaaaacatggagccctccgCTGACCacactgccacacgttcgggcattagcaccggtcgggaagggcctgttgccccggttcccgagccggtgcggcccttccgggactaaaggcccaccctttagtcccggtttacggaaccggggctaaagccccccctttaacaccggttcgtaataccaaccggtgttaaagggtcctgccaggtcctgccagggctgccacgttgcaggaccctttaacaccggttggtattaccaaccggtgttaagggtttctttttttttggttcacttctttggttctgtttattgtttttatatataataataataggtttttcaatacatatttttgctgatataataatatatttatattacacgcatattaagcatatataaatgaaaattataggcttagctttataattaaacttttcctataataaaatgaataggccacatcaaaaattaaatagatatgtaaaaagctttatatatatagttttataagtacaaaattcgtaacacatatatacatagatttttttctcccaatgtctaaaaacgatacaaatgatcatcgttgtttggaataagagtttcgttgccgttgaagtgaaactcgacgtttggattgatcacttgctcgtggagaaatcctgctatcgtttCTTAGATAGCgttgattcggtctttttgtatgaccttttccctcaaccattccgtctttaatttgaaataaataaaaaaggtattagttatctaagttattcaatataattcaggagataatgaaaagagacatgtaacgcactctgagcgtctctgtgggtgtttgattgacttgtgccatcatgaatttgcacacgtaatatgcacatagattgttccccccttcttgtcttaaacaccactgtacgatatatatataaaaaatattcatgaccacgacaataagaaggctaaaagttagcaaaagtttgctagctagtagaacttacttgtggatgtattatgttaagcggcgctttacatccactgagatgttcatagtcaatgaatctttcccaaaccctacacacagccattgtggatcgtgaactaataattacagagtcatattatgatattcttctagctgagatcgacattacgtacctttgaataatgcttaccatttgttgataattttcttgtggttttctcattgagtcaaagattatcaaccggttcttgggaatttcaatgaccatgagtatccagtgaaagctgtttacacatatatatagtcaggcctatatataactatataaaacttgtctcgagtaataattattaaaataaaatatgcatgcacttaataactatataactcactcgaagttgaaggggaagagtattttttgtttttctttttggttcacaaagaacctcataagattggtgcagacttctgtctcatgagctgctatccacactgcctgcggagctttgaaaacaatataagggtcaacaaacccaatactattgtcatttctaattctgagctctctcatttggtgtctgcatatatacatacaaatcctaagtgtgtaaggattatatacatgtaattaaagaagttagaagtataataaaaagaaaaaaatacttacagacaaaagcagctgacaagagatttgtcgagaagAGTTGGAATGTCTCGTCTCCTTCCTCTCGACACGGGCGACCTGGGCGACTCGGGCGACACGGGCGCTTTCCAGGCTGGAGGAGCCGTCTCGGCGCGTGGGGAGGGAGTCTTGAGCGCGGGCTGGTTCGCTAGGCGAACTCATGCTACTGGGAGAGGTGCGTGCGTTGGGTCAGGAGGGGAGTTGGCGTCGAGTCCCGCGAGCGTGGTCTAGGTCTCGGCTCCTCTGTAGTTGCTGAACTCTGGGCCATGGCGGAGTCCGGGAAAAGGGAAGGCCCTACAAAGTACTCACCCATCCCCCTCCCATCTCCATTCTGCTTGTCCCGCGGTGGAGGGTGGAAACCCTAGCGAGTTTGGTCGATTCGAGGCGGCGGGGCGACAGGAAGTCAGGGCGCGGCTGCCACACGAGGTACGTGACCATCCTGATGCGGATTTGAGCAAGCGCCTTCTTCACCTGTGGAATCGCAGTCGGGAAGTTGGGGTTTGTGGGGAAATTCTGGTTCTGAATCCTGGGTTGCAGAGTTCTAGTTCATCGGAGTTGGATCCCCTTAGTGGTGCTAATCCGGTGATTAAACGTTGGTCTACTTTGGGAGGTGATACTAGGTCTTTTTCACAGGTTCTCCAGGCCCCTTCGCAGCCTGTGAGGAACATGGatcgtcggtagtttcctccTAACCGTTTTAACCAATGATTTGAGGGAAATCGTGGCTTTCGACCTGGATGGCAGGGGCAGGGTAATAGGGGCTAGGTGCCGAGGGGGAGAGATAGAGGAGGTGGAAGGTTTCAAGGGGGAGGACGTGGTTATGGAAATCAGCCTCACCAGAATGAGCAAGGAGGTATTAGTGAGCAGAAAGAGGATCTCAGTTCTATACAAAAGTCTGCTTCCAATGAGGTTGAAACTTCTGTGAATAAGAACACTCAAATTATGGTGAAGGAGAATCAgagcattcaagaagaaggcagTAAGGTTTCTGCAGGTGTAAATGAACAAAATGACAGACCTCAGTTCTATCCAAGATGTGGAAGAGTGGGTCACATCGCTTCAGTGTGCCCtaatcctatgatttgtacaagGTGTCATTTGGAAGGACATGTTGCCAGAGTCTGCTTAACTAAAATGCCTTGGGATTTCATCTCCCCTTTTTGTGGTTTCTCTGCATATGGACAGGGGTTTCATGTCATTGAGAGTGCCAGTACTGAGGAGGGGATAAAAGATATGTCCAATGTGGCTTTAGTAACTGTTACTTCTGGACAAGCAGATGCTAGAAAGATTGAAAGAGAATTCAAGATGAAAGCTGGACCCAATTGTACCTGGAGGTGGTATGCCAAAAGAATTTCAGAAGGCAAATATCAAATGAGGTTCCCTAATTCTCAGAACATTGATGACTTAGCTCACTTTACTGAAATGAGAATGAGATCTGCTCCTGATGTGGTAATAAAAGTGGATAAATGGAATCCTTCCACTAGCTCCAAGGGCCCACTGGATGTGGCATGGTTTAGAATTACCAACATCCCTGTTGAGAAAAGATCTTATGCCAATGTGTGTATGGTTGCATCGAAGGTGGGGTTACCTCTAGAAGTTGATAAGGACAGTTTGACAAAAAATGACTATGTTAGAGTCAAAATTTGGTGTAGAGATGTCACCAAAGTTCCTGCTAGTGTGGATGGAGTCCTTGACTTTCACTTCTATGATTACTTCTTTCAAAGAGAAGTTCCCCAGGATGGTTATACTGATGTTTCTAGGACAAAATGGATAAGGAATGAGAGAGACCAAGCTAAAGATGATTTCCCATCACCCAAAAAACAAAGGATGGAGCAAGCTAAACAAGCTGGCCAGGGACCTGAGGCGGGGCCTAGCAAAAATTATGATGCAGGAAAAGGGAAACAGATGACTAATGTGATATCTGAGAATGTTCAGCAACAACAGCATTGTTCTGAGGGAGACAGTTAAGAAGATAGTTTTTTCACGGGTGATCCGATTGCTCCGGGAGCTCACCATTTGAGATTTGGTTCTTTCAATACTCTGAAACTTGGAAAACTCACTGTTAATGAATATGGTTCTAACTTCATGAAATACAAACAAGATTCCTTGGTAACCAACAAGAAGAGTGACATTTTCCAATTGGAGGACTTTGGATCTGAGAAGAAATTATCAACTATTCTTGAGGATATGGGACCAGTTATGGTTGGTAGAGCCATTTCTATGAGCCCTGTCAAGGGGAGTCAAGGAGGACCTGAGGGTGATCAGTCCAGTCCGGAGGAGGCCCAGCACAAGGTTCAGGAGGGGCAAGAACAGCTTGCTGTAGTAACTGAGGCTGGAGGAAAGGAAGCGGGGGTGGATGATAACACTCAGGATAAAGAACAGGGAGCAAGTGGGGATCAGATGTCTATCCCAAAAGAAGCTGGTCAGCTTATGAAAGTTGATTCTGTTGATTTAACTAATGTCTGGGAAGGATACTCCACTGAAGGGCTTGCTGTGCAAGGAAAAGACCAAGAGATAAGCAAAGATGAATGGCCCAAGTGGTAAGAGGTGAGGCAAAGCAAGAGAACCAGAGCCAATGCGACTTTCCAGAGGAAGATCAACGATCAAGTGATCAGTGAGGACCATCATGAGGTGGAAAAAGAAGGTATTATAGCCACTCATTCTAATTCTTTTGCAATCCTGTCTAACCAGCGTATTCGTGATTTGGCATCTAAAATGGGGATTCACACTCATTCCatttttttgagaaaattaatatgTTGAAAGATCTTGAAAATGCTAGAATAGATATGGTGAACAAATCTGAGGGTGCTGTTGATCAAAGTAAATGTCTGGAAGAGGAAAATCTTCCCTTAGAGGATCAGAATATTTTGGAGTGGCAGTCTGATTCCTCAGAGGAGGAGCAGTTGACTGTTATAGACAGTATCAGAAAAAATAAATCTGGCAGGAAAGGCAAAAAGAAAAAATCTAGCAACAATAAGAAGCATCCTCTTGATGTTTCTGGCAAATTGAAGGGAGATAAATCTAAGGTTAGCCCTAGATTTAATCTCAGGGTTAGAAATACCATTAAAAAAGTGGTTAAATGATAGGCATTATTTCGAATTGCAGAGGGGTAGCGAAAAAAGACCTTGGTTCTTATGTAAAAGAGTTGTTATGGGACCATAAAGCTGATTTCATTGGTATCCAAGAAACTATGAAAAAATCTTACTCTGAGAAATTCTTTCAGAAGATTGATAATAACATGGATTTTAGCTGGTTTTGGACTCCCTCTAATGGGAAGTCTGGGGGAATGTTAAGTGGAATTAGAAAAGATAAGTTTGATGTGGAAAGTTTTGAATGTGGGGAATATATGATAATTGCTAATGTTTTTGATAAGAGTGTTAGGAAAAATTGGTCCCTGGCTAATGTGTATGGGCCGGCTCATGATGATTTTAAGGATAGTTTCCTGACTGAGCTCTCTAGTTTCTGTTACAAAGCTAAACATCCTATTCTTCTGGGAGGTGATTTTAATATCATGAGATTTAGCTCTGATAAGAACAAAAATTTCAATGATAATAAGTATTCCTATGTGTTTAATCAGATCATCAACTCTTATGATCTTAGAGATTTGCCTTTATCAGGTGGAAAATTTACTTGGAGTAATAATAGGAAAAATCCAACCCTCAAAAAATTGGACAGAGTTCTCATTTCCAGTTCTTGGGAGAATGAATTCCCTTGAAAAATTCCTAGATATATGTCTGACCACAATCCTTTGATTGTTAGGACAGACAACTCTCAAGTCATTGGAGCTAGACCTTTCTGTTTTGAAACAGCTTGGTTACGCCATGTTGACTTTAAGGAAAAAGTGAATGAAATTTGGAAAAAGAAAGTAACTGCCAAATCTAAGATTGATGCTTGGTGTATTAAGATGGATAGAGTGAAAAAGTTCCTGAAAGGTTGGGGACAGAGCTTGAAAGGTCATACTAGAAATATAAAAACATTGTAAAAGTGGAACTAGAAAAATTGGAGAAGTTGGAGGAAGACTTTCTCCTGGATGCTGGGAATTTAAACAGAAAAACTTTTTATTCAATATGAGCTTTGGAGGATTATGGAGGGGGAAGAAATTTATTGGCATAAAAGGTCGAATAATAATTGGTTGTTGAAAGGTGATTGCAACACTGCTTTCTTTCATAGAGTGGCTaatggaaagaaaaggaagaataCTATTTTCTCTTTAAATCACAAGGATCAGGTGATTGAAGGTGATGATGCTCTGGTTGAACATGCAACTAACTTTTATAAAGAGCTTTTTGGTCCTTCTACACCTTCTGGTTTCTATATGGAACCTGGATGTTGGGACTCTCGGGAAAAGGTTAATGAGCAGGACAATGAGGAACTTGAAAAAACTTTTTCTGAATTGGAAATCAAAGATTCTGTTTTCTCTATGGAAAAAAATACAGCTCCTGGGCCTGATCACATCCCAGTTGAGTTTTACCAGCACTGCTGGGACATCATAAAAGGAGATCTTGTTGATCTTTTTGAGGATTTCCACAATTCAAAGTTGGACATTGGGAGATTCAATTATGGTATTATAACTTTGTTGCCAAAAGTGAAGGAAGCCAATAATATTAAGCAGTATAGACCCATTTGTCTGCTGAATGTTGTCTATAAGATTTTTACCAAAACTCTAATGCTGAGACTGGACAAGATCATGGGGAAGATTATTAATAGAAGTCAATCTGGTTTTTTGAAAGATAGAAATATCATGGATGGGATTTTGGCCCTACATGAGATTTTGCATGATACTAAAATCAGAAAGAGAGATGGCTTAATTCTAAAGCTTGATTTTGAGAAAGCTTATGACAAGCTTAATTGGGATTTCTTACAGGATTGCCTCAGGCAAAGGGGTTTTGGGTCTAAATGGTGTGACTGGATCAAGTTAGTCATAAATTCAGGTACTGTTAGTGTTAAGGTGAATAATAGCACTGGTAGCTATTTTAAATCTGGCAAGGGGGTTAAGCAGGGGGACCCTCTATCCCCCTTTTTGTTCAATATTGCTGCTGAAACTTTGGCTAAAATGATAAATCTTGCTCAAAGGAATAATTTGATAAAAGGCCTGGTTTCTGAGTATATTGAAAATGGAATCGCAGTGTTACAATATGCGGATGACACTATTCTGTGTATCCAAGATGACAAAGAGCAGGCTTCTTACCTTAAGCTTCTCTTATACTTGTATGAAGATATGTCGGGATTGAAAATCAACTTCACCAAGAGTGAAGTTATTATGGTAAGTCAAGAGGAAAGCAAATGTCTTGAATTCTCAAATATGTTCAATTGTTCAGTGGGTACGTGGCCAATCAAGTATCTTGGAGTCCCTGGATCCAGAATTCATATTGCTGATTGGCTTCCGATTTGTGAAAAAATCATGAAATGGCTTGATGGTTGGAAAGGTAATACTTTGAGCCTGGGAGGGAGGTTAGTGATGGATAACTCGTGTCTTAGCAATCTGCCAGTCTATGCCATGTCTATGTTTTGGTTGCCAAAAACTGTCCTTGAAAGAATGGATACTGCCCGGAAAAAGTTCTTTTGGCAGGGGGCAGCATGAAGAAAAAGTATCATTTAATTAAGTGGATTAAGATTACTAAGCCAAAAAAGTAAAGGAGGTCTAGGTATTAAAGATTTGAGGCGAATGAATATTAGTTTGCTGTGCAAATGGTGGTGGAAAGTTGAGAATGGTGAAGGCATTTGGCAGGAGATCGTCAGAAAGAAATATCTGAAAAAAGGGATGATTTGTATGTTAAATAAAAATCCTAAAAATTCCCCTGTGTGGAATGACTTGTTAAAGGTGAGACACATATATTTGAAGGGGAGAACGATGCGAGTTGGTAATGGCAAATCTACTAGTTTCTGGCATGATAAATGGTGTGGTCTTGTCTCCTTAGCAGACAAGTTCCCTGAACTTTATCAGATTAATGTGGAGCAAAAGTGCTCGGTTGAggaaatgaaaaggaaaaattgGAGACCATCCTTCAGAAGATGGCTTCATGAAGATCTTCAAAATCAATATAGAAGGCTGCTTGACATTGTTTTTCGTTATAGTCTGAATTCTGATAAAGATTATGCTAGATGGGACTAGGAAAAATCTGGTATCTTCTCTGTTAAGTCTACATATAAGCATTTATGCAGACATGATTATGGGCTTAACTTCAGTAGGATTTGGAAAGCGAAGCTGcctttgaaaataaaaattttcatgtggctGGCCATTCAAAATAGCATTCTTACTAAAGACAATCTGGGAAAAAGAAAATGGAAAGGAAATAAATCTTGTGCTTTCTGTTCTGAGAATGAGAATGTTCAGCATTTATTTTTTGAATGCTCCACAGCCAAGTATGTCTGGAGTCTTCTGGCTCATTCTTTGGGAGCTGTTTGTAGACTACTGGACTTGGGTTCAAAATATTTTACCCCAAGCACCTAGTATGCATACTGTCGGTTTGGCGGCAGCTGTTTGGGCCATTTGGAGAACCAGAAACAATGTCTgttttaataaaaagaaaatgagATCTCCTACTGAGAATGTTTGCTTGATGTGTTCCTTTTTGGCATATTGGACAGGTCTTTTCAAGGAGGACCTCAAAGAGCAGGTGATTCAAGGGGCTGAGGTGGTGAAATCCACGGCGCTCTTCTTCCACAATCAAGATATGCAAGCACGGGCGCATGATGATCTTCAGATGGTGCCGTTCGCTGGATAGTAGCGTGTGCTTCTGGAGTTGAGCTGGTGTTAGCTAGACGTCCCTAGCTTTTGTTAGATGGTGTGGTTCGTTTTTTTCAGTGGATGTTTTGGCGAGGAGCTTGTTGTTACGTTGCTAAACCTTGCGGCTTGAGCGTTGTTGCTCCTTTTGGGGTTTCTAGTTCTTGATAGGTCGGAGGTTTTTTGGCTGGTCCAGTCATGTGTTCCCTCGGTGAACATATGTCTGTTCCTTCTTAGCATGGTTTTTGGATCAAACGCATGAACTTTGTAATTTCGTTGCCTTGGTAATGAAATTCGGTTTTACCAGTGTGGAAAAaaaagagatttgtcgagagcgtcgaggtgacataattggtgcaattcttcgaactgcacgtatatgaggtcatctccacggaagtagtgatgttgtcaaatacgaacagaaatcaattctctccccttttagacgcctcaatgcaccatttgtttattacaaacatttgtgtgccgagctcatgtaaacgctgagggtcgaatagactcctgcccggtttatatcttgccctccattgatcaactacctcagctttttcaaatgtttggcatccaataATGGTGGcaatttcttctatatttaaaccgctctgtccaaagtaacgctcaagcgagtctagctcagacaacgctaaggatttctttggcatcaagtcttcatttgagccatattgatttggcacaatcaaagggggcaccggttttgatacttctccgagctgtgggacccactttcctactctctttctaggctgtgaagacttgaccagagaccgctcatagtccgaaagtgctggctttttctgagcttcgcgttgcttcttttgctcatccgccaccttctgcctcagttccgatggctttacataaaagtacagcttttctgggtttagccgcttttttctgtcctccttcaatttatcaaaaaattgtttcacctcagctttggatgcagcaattacctcctcttcactcttttcgtaaggtaatttttctggtgtcttagctctctttgttgaggcagccttctttggaggtgggaccgatgacttcggtcgttcttgggcggaccgcttctgactacctcgctttggaggcgaggggaccgaccgtgtactctttggagagggtggtgcaggcggtggaggtggtggggctgatcttttcggtgttggagaacgcggtggaggagttggagacctcggtggtggaggtggagatcgtggtggaggcggtggcggggttggTGTGGCcgtcgcaggtgttggaggagatccagcatcgTCACCGCCCGCAACACTATGATGCACTGGGGAGAGAActagacttaggttggaggagtccctgcaaagaaaacaattacaagttttgtgagcaaacttttttaaatttcaatacataataaataatataagaagtaaaatcacacacaaacctatgttgaggaataattatgaagcgcttgcgccaacaaataaatgtcttctcatcTTCACCTAAGgtattctctccgtctcccccttctatgtctagaggcacattaccacaacctttctcaaccctatcaaccgagacgctagcatacccaccaagtactggtcgattatggattcttggagttcttgttcggtcgatagggttgacaacagcgatagccaccttttttgttgcattcccatctggtagatgcagctcacaggtagtaaaagcctctgtgacatcatccacgggaaagtgtagcttcgtgtcatcctgaatggttggtacttctgtggatgcgcagctgcttttcaactggcccggggggctaacgttgaccttaggctatgatgtaccttgccctttcgtcatttgactaagtgctgcttgcacttgcctttgaatctccgcctgcatccattcttcactagctttctcgcgctcttctgattgcagaacaaaagcttccagacggcggatccgctctgcctcctcatccttctttctctagcagcttctgtaggtatctttatCGGCTTGGAGTGATTGCAGCCacagaactgccccatagcctctcgtacgcccaccgtgctcaggattttcaagcgcataggtgagttcatccttctccctgttaggcctaaactcaccagactgaaccgcctctcgtgcacggactagtctctctgctgctctagagatttcttggccccaaactagcgcccctgtgtctgggtccacgcttcccccatgaccgtagaaccaatgcttggagcgctcgctccaattctttgctattgtctcgggtgtgacccccttagcaagcatctcctgttccactcggtcccacttgggaacaacactcttataaccacctgatcccatttGATGGtcgtatgtctttttacttgcattctctttgtttctaatggcttgttcctcgccctcttctcatGTTTTGTACTAcacgaagtcatcccagaaggccctcagctttacatattgcttgaggttgaaatttggagtctcgtttttcttgaccaatttattgtacaaagtcttcttccaattctggaacagtactgccatcttcttcatagtcctgtcataaattcgcaccttcaactcttcatcgttggtgtcgaaggtgaaaacgtctgtgacggctttccaaactaactccttgtcacggtcagagacaaaactgatctcaggagcacctcgcttctctctccattcacgagcactaatcggtatttgatctctcacaagatatccacagtgactaacatatttatttgcatgttcaccaagtggtctgcctgtagctatctcaaattcagagattacatagcggccctccaacggcttctttggccctcgtggaggtacgcttctccccgtagaggtcgatccagaaggctacacgtagatatagaaacaaaaatattaaattaataaccaagtaagtctaaaacctaatgtaagagatgcattaattatatatatttacatttacatacctcgccagtatttccttcttgttgcacgacaagtagttgctcaggcgcattgcccttttgttgctcaggggcattgccctcttgttgctcagtcagATTGCCTTAcatgatctcgtggtaatcaataaagtactgactaccgtcgtcgatcaaattttgaatggcatcttccatataatcaggatcatcatgaggacggtcagccatttctatgtctgcaaccatacatatatatatatatatatattctatataagataagaaatacactagaataatatatatatatatatatatttatatatatatattctatataagataagaaatacactagaataatatactaaaaacaatactagaataatagtacaaacaataatatatacaaaacactactagaataaatttggtgggtaaacactactggaatatatattagagacttatataatactactagtactactacaaatgaaagtgttggagtgctctaaaaataatactagaatcttttaagccaagtaatacattagaaaatatactaaaaaacaatactagaataatagtacaaacaataatatatagaaaacactactagaataaatttggtgggtaaacactactagaatatatattagagacttatatactactacaaatgaaagtgttggagtgctgtaaaaataatactagaatcttttaagccaagcaatacactagaataatatattaaaaacaatactagaataatagtacaaacaataatatatacaaaac from Sorghum bicolor cultivar BTx623 chromosome 3, Sorghum_bicolor_NCBIv3, whole genome shotgun sequence encodes the following:
- the LOC110433707 gene encoding uncharacterized protein LOC110433707, which translates into the protein MPTITCEIRSQLFHNVFCDLGSSVNIMSKVIYENLLGCILLPTFMRLQMADQTIRFPEGVAKDILVKIQDEYAPADFVILDMGANIDVPVILGWPFLNTVNVVIYIGSSQIHL